The sequence CCCGGGCCCTCAGGCTGTTTTCGTATTCCATGGGCTTTCCTTTTCTCTGAGATATGTCCGTCATTTGCTCCCCTCCCCCGGACCAAAAGCGAAGCCGCCGCGGTCCATGGCCCCCAGGAGGAACTCTGTCAGCTGCACGCTGTTCACGATGGCGTCATAACAGATGTCCGGGCACAGACCGGCTATGTCCTCCGGCGACATGGTCTCAAAAAAATCCTCCGGCAGGTCACAGCTGACGCTGCCGCCGCCTTTGTTGCCGGCAGAGGAACCGGCGCAGGAATTGTCCATATCCACGAAGGGGCTCCCTGCGGGGGAAAAGCAGAGGGTGACCACGTCTCTGCCTGCCCGTGAGGAATAGTCACCCGCGTCGGCAATGACTATATCCCTGTGCATAAAGCCCAGACCGTATTCCCGGGCAAACTCTTCGGCATAGGAATCCCACCGGCCGCGGACCACAGTCCCGTTTGCCCGCAGCAGCTCCCGGGCAGCCTCAGACATACCTATATGTGTGACAGTGTCGTCCGCGATCAGCTCCTTCAGGGTGAGGAACACGTCCAGAAAACCCGGCTCCAGCCCCGTGACGCCCGGCCGCAGGATCAGGGATACAGGCCGGGGATCCCCGATGAAATCTTCCTTTTTATAGAGGAGTATATCGGCCGGCCCTGCAACGCCCTCGCCCGTAACGCTGATGCCTCTGTAATATCTTCTGTTTGTCCCGCCGACCAGCATGCCGGCACCTCCGAATATGCTTTTCTGTTGGCTGCCGCAGGCAGCGCCATTATGAGTATAGCACATATGGACCCAAAAGGAGCGGCGGGAAAGCTTTTGTGCTATAATATAGACAGACCGGGGCGGCGAGCCGCCCCTGCCGCAAGATCACAAGGAGCAATATATGTTTACCGTTCACAGCGCGTCCACTCCCCGGGAGGAGCTGGCGCTGAAGAGATGCATGGCTTCCGCCTTCGGCCCCGGCAGCCTGGCGGGGGCCTCCGGACGGGTCGGCTTTATCAGCAAATATTTCGGCTCGGATTTTCTCGTTATCGCCGACACAGAGGACTGCGTTGCGGCCTCCGGGCTGTGCGCGGCGCCCTGCCCGGTGTATATAGACGAAGTGCCGGTGCCCCAGGCCTCCATAGGTCTGGTAGCCACCCGCGCCGCCTTCAGAAAACAGGGCATGGCGGAAGGGTGCCTCAGAGAGACCCACCGGCGGTTTCGGGACAGGGGCATACCCCTTTCCTGCCTGTGGCCCTTTGCCTACTTCTTTTATCGCAAATACGGCTGGGAAATAGGCGGCAGCGCTCTGGAATGCAGCGCCTCGCCGGAGGCCTTCGCAGACTGCGAGGCCGCCCCTCTGTTTTTTGAAAGCGGAGCCGACACGGAGAATATCATCGCCCTCCACGCCGGGAGCTTTTGCCGGTACAACGGCTCCAACGTCCGCAGCCGGTTTTGGTGGCGCGAATATCCCGACATGTTTGCCCGCGGAGGGCTGAAGGGAGCGTATATCAGAGACAGCAAGGGCTGCCCGTCGGCGGGCTGCATCTTCTGTGAGAGGGAAAGAGACGGCGTCCGGTATCTCCAGATACCCGAGATATACTACACCCGGCACTCCGACATGCGCCTGCTCATGGGTAGCCTGACCAAAGAGTATCCCGACACGGGCTTTGACTTCAGACTGCCGCCGGACACCGACTTTTTCCGCACTATGCCCGACCCCAGACAGGTCCGCCGCGCCCTCGTGTCCGGCCACATGCTCCGGGTCCACGACCCCGCCGGGGCCCTGGTCTGGCTGAAGCCGCGGAACAGCGGGACCCTGAGCTTTTCCATCGAGGACCCCTTTGAGGAGGAGCCCCACCGGTTTACCGTCACCTGGGACGGGCCCTGCCCCCGGATCGCCGGCTACACCGGGGTGAACCCGGTGGAGACGTCCATCGGCCTCTTTTCACAGCTCTACTGCGGCGCGGTAAAGCTCGGCCCGGACAACCGGCGGGACTACGTCTCCTGCAGCGAGGAAGCCGCCGGGCTCCTCAGGGACCTGATGCCCGTGAACGGAGCCTACAGAAGCAGCATGGACCCCGGGTAAGGGCAGAGAGCCCGCCGGGGCAGCTTGCCCTCCACTACGGAATAGTATTCTCCGGCTTCGGTCTTGAAGGCAGCGGCAAGGCTGAAGCCCTCCCAGCCGCCGCCCAGTCTGTCTATGATCACCGAGTCCACTCCGGCGGAGCCGG comes from Abditibacteriota bacterium and encodes:
- a CDS encoding GNAT family N-acetyltransferase produces the protein MFTVHSASTPREELALKRCMASAFGPGSLAGASGRVGFISKYFGSDFLVIADTEDCVAASGLCAAPCPVYIDEVPVPQASIGLVATRAAFRKQGMAEGCLRETHRRFRDRGIPLSCLWPFAYFFYRKYGWEIGGSALECSASPEAFADCEAAPLFFESGADTENIIALHAGSFCRYNGSNVRSRFWWREYPDMFARGGLKGAYIRDSKGCPSAGCIFCERERDGVRYLQIPEIYYTRHSDMRLLMGSLTKEYPDTGFDFRLPPDTDFFRTMPDPRQVRRALVSGHMLRVHDPAGALVWLKPRNSGTLSFSIEDPFEEEPHRFTVTWDGPCPRIAGYTGVNPVETSIGLFSQLYCGAVKLGPDNRRDYVSCSEEAAGLLRDLMPVNGAYRSSMDPG